A stretch of Mauremys reevesii isolate NIE-2019 linkage group 25, ASM1616193v1, whole genome shotgun sequence DNA encodes these proteins:
- the ASIC1 gene encoding acid-sensing ion channel 1 isoform X1, with protein MPIQIFCTISFSSSEEGRGDNGTMGRGEDSVDEFLYGQEEDEEEEERTATDIVAFASSCTLHGASHIFMEGGFRVRQMLWALAFLLSLSMFLYQVADRIIYYLEYHHVTLLDEQNSPKMTFPAITFCNINLLRILQLSQEDLLYIAPLISENLTEPGFPLAQLSPEAFEQPLNMYNFYNRTCHQLEDMLLNCNYQGVVCGPEDFSVVFTRYGKCYTFNSGQDGKPRRITMKGGTGNGLEIMLDIQQDEYLPVWGETDETSFEAGIKVQIHSQDEPPLIDQLGFGVAPGFQTFVSCQEQRLIYLPPPWGNCQSITKDSEFYDTYSIAACRIDCETRYLVENCNCRMVHMRGDAPYCTPEQYKECADPALDFLLEKDNDYCVCEMPCNVTRFGKELSMVKIPSKASAKYLAKKYNKSEQYIGENFLVLDIFFEALNYETIEQKKAYEVAGLLGDIGGQMGLFIGASILTVLELFDYAYEVIKYKLCRRAKCQKNHKRNNTDKGVALSMDDVKRHNPCESLRGHPAGMTYAANILPHHPARGTFEDFTC; from the exons ATGCCCATCCAGATATTCTGCACcatttccttctcctccagcGAGGAGGGGCGTGGAGACAACGGGACTATGGGGAGAGGAGAAGACAGCGTGGATGAGTTCCTTTACGgtcaggaggaggatgaagaggaggaggagaggacgGCCACTGACATTGTGGCTTTTGCCAGCAGCTGCACGCTGCACGGAGCCAGCCACATCTTCATGGAGGGCGGCTTCAGGGTGCGGCAGATGCTCTGGGCACTGGCCTTCCTGCTCTCCCTCTCCATGTTCCTCTACCAGGTGGCTGACCGCATCATCTACTACCTGGAGTACCACCATGTCACGCTGCTGGATGAGCAGAATAGCCCCAAGATGACCTTTCCAGCCATCACCTTCTGCAATATCAACCTCCTGCGGATTTTGCAGCTCAGCCAGGAGGACCTGCTCTACATTGCGCCCCTGATATCTGAGAACTTGACGGAGCCAGGCTTCCCcctggcccagctcagccccgagGCCTTTGAGCAGCCCCTGAACATGTACAACTTCTACAACCGCACTTGCCACCAGCTGGAGGACATGCTACTGAACTGCAACTACCAAGGGGTTGTGTGTGGGCCAGAGGACTTCTCCGTG GTCTTCACGCGCTATGGCAAGTGCTACACATTCAACTCCGGACAGGACGGGAAGCCCCGGCGCATCACCATGAAGGGTGGCACCGGCAATGGCCTGGAGATCATGCTGGACATTCAGCAAGACGAGTACCTGCCTGTCTGGGGGGAAACAG ATGAGACCTCGTTTGAAGCTGGGATAAAAGTGCAGATTCACAGCCAGGATGAACCTCCCTTAATTGACCAGCTGGGCTTTGGGGTAGCGCCTGGATTCCAGACCTTTGTGTCCTGCCAAGAGCAGcgg CTGATCTACCTTCCCCCGCCCTGGGGTAACTGCCAGTCCATAACCAAAGACTCTGAGTTCTACGACACCTACAGCATCGCGGCCTGTCGCATTGACTGTGAGACCCGCTACCTGGTGGAGAACTGCAACTGCCGCATGGTGCACATGCGAG GCGACGCCCCCTATTGCACCCCCGAGCAGTACAAGGAGTGCGCGGACCCGGCCTTAG atTTCCTGCTGGAGAAGGACAATGATTACTGTGTCTGTGAGATGCCCTGCAATGTCACCCGCTTTGGCAAGGAGCTGTCCATGGTGAAAATTCCCAGCAAGGCCTCAGCCAAGTACCTGGCCAAGAAATACAACAAGTCGGAGCAGTACATTGG GGAGAACTTTCTGGTGCTGGATATCTTCTTTGAAGCCCTGAACTATGAGACAATTGAGCAGAAGAAGGCCTATGAGGTGGCTGGCTTGCTGG GCGACATTGGTGGGCAGATGGGGCTGTTCATTGGGGCCAGCATCCTGACCGTGCTGGAGCTGTTCGATTATGCCTATGAG GTCATAAAGTACAAGCTGTGTCGCCGGGCCAAGTGCCAAAAGAATCACAAAAGGAACAACACAGACAAGGGCGTCGCCCTGAGCATGGACGATGTGAAACGCCAT AATCCCTGTGAGAGCCTAAGGGGCCACCCAGCCGGGATGACGTATGCAGCCAACATCCTACCTCACCACCCGGCCCGGGGCACGTTTGAGGACTTCACCTGCTAA